From the genome of Spinacia oleracea cultivar Varoflay chromosome 2, BTI_SOV_V1, whole genome shotgun sequence, one region includes:
- the LOC110792262 gene encoding uncharacterized protein — translation MPLRPLRLPRRSPPKFVFIILILLLPTVLVGIFTHHQKITYFFRPIWDKPPPPFSRLPHFYAENVSMDHLCRLHGWSVRSEPRRVFDAIIFSNELDLVEIRWHELKPYVTKFVILESNTTFTGIPKPLYFASNRARFAFAENQVVYSFLPGRVKSPGSHEDPFELEREHRVAMNYLLQQAGILYGDILIMSDADEIPSPHTIKLLQWCNEIPPILHLQLKHYMYSFEFPVDYSSWRAAAHIYRPSTQYRHSRVSNLILSDAGWHCSFCFKYLQDFVFKMTAYSHADRVRRREFLDHRRIQRLICEGNDLFDMLPEEYSFKELFKKMGPIPRSASAVHLPAFLIENSDKYRFLLPGGCVRDPT, via the coding sequence ATGCCCCTTCGACCTCTGCGCCTTCCTAGGCGATCCCCACCTAAGTTTGTCTTCATAATACTCATCCTTCTTTTGCCTACTGTTCTAGTTGGAATTTTCACCCATCACCAGAAAATCACCTATTTTTTCCGGCCTATATGGGACAAACCCCCTCCACCATTTTCCCGTCTACCTCACTTCTATGCAGAAAATGTATCTATGGATCATTTATGTCGCCTTCATGGATGGTCAGTCCGCTCTGAACCCCGGCGTGTATTTGATGCTATCATTTTCAGCAATGAGCTAGACTTAGTTGAGATAAGGTGGCATGAACTCAAACCCTATGTAACCAAATTTGTAATCTTAGAATCCAACACTACCTTCACCGGCATCCCTAAGCCTCTTTACTTTGCTTCAAATCGTGCTCGTTTTGCCTTTGCCGAGAATCAGGTAGTCTATAGTTTCTTGCCAGGGCGTGTTAAAAGCCCTGGGTCCCACGAAGACCCCTTCGAGCTTGAGAGGGAGCATAGAGTAGCAATGAATTACTTACTACAACAGGCAGGTATTTTGTATGGTGACATCCTTATAATGTCAGATGCAGATGAAATTCCAAGCCCACACACCATAAAACTACTTCAATGGTGCAATGAGATCCCACCTATATTACACCTTCAGCTAAAGCACTACATGTACTCATTCGAGTTCCCAGTGGACTACAGTAGTTGGCGGGCAGCAGCCCATATCTACAGGCCATCAACACAGTACAGGCATTCGCGGGTGTCAAACCTTATTCTTTCAGATGCTGGTTGGCATTGCAGCTTCTGCTTTAAGTACCTCCAGGATTTTGTGTTTAAGATGACAGCTTATAGCCATGCTGATCGTGTTAGGAGGAGAGAGTTTTTAGATCACAGAAGAATTCAGAGACTCATTTGTGAAGGGAATGACCTCTTTGACATGCTTCCTGAAGAATATAGCTTCAAGGAGCTGTTTAAGAAGATGGGACCTATTCCTCGTTCTGCTTCAGCAGTTCACCTTCCTGCATTTCTGATTGAAAACTCTGATAAATACAGGTTTCTGCTTCCTGGTGGTTGCGTCAGAGATCCCACGTaa